One genomic segment of Cerasicoccus sp. TK19100 includes these proteins:
- a CDS encoding MMPL family transporter — MQRLFKFCYRYALLVILAILALTGYSLWQAKELTVNVSTDSLIPADSPLRLEYERVTDEFGSDQLALIYVEDDELFTEAKLTTLRDLSKQLKALPQVQRVESLFTVNDIRSVNGWVDTSPLLRKIPSHPEKLGDKQSQAIDNPLMLRSIISEDGNATLITLYLKPYEEIVEEREEAAREAGVEPEPLDKGDYDKLIYHGIQEILLGQNEVPAPTLPPGAEKLDPALQEKILASRSNNVIQPLDYRTQFDRVFQVGSPALHVLMAQYIFDDMSVMLPLACLILVILLGVMLRSVQCAIIPVINFIISTAFTGAMMVYFGVPLSMLTYIVPALILIIGATEDVHILNEYRMAKAEGQTGEGAVAYIAQHIGLTLFLTGVTTSMGFAVTGISDLAIMQEFGIVAAIAILSRFLVSLTFLPAWLRIFGRFIKPAQTKEGDEGKDRLCDKVARFLEHKLIPQPRNVLLAFIAIALPCVILIPKIRVSNDLIGFLKPDSEIVQQLDLVAEKLSGSKVIYITFYGSENEFKKHQSLRQLSALSDWLRADERVDTVTSVADYIALVNQAMTGGDIANRNIPENDSLIAQYLVFFHSSDLQPYVANKFGMANVVLRSNISDSSELNQLVADIREALNSGQYGSHRYKVTGKSVMVASAVDRIINGQVISLTSMTALLFAIVGLLFLSTRAASLAVLSNLFPVVMVFGVMAAFGVTLNVGTCMVAAITIGIAVDDTLHMMVRYNKELKRLKNEHLAILSSVKAEFYPVLTTSLGLAGGFVILGFSSFVPVMQFGLLSALVMILALIADVILTPVLLSTTRLITLWDVLGFNLRKALIERSVMFEGLTKWQAKKLILLANLEEREIGEYVVREGEVGDSMYVIIDGELEVSKKIDGNRIILSRLTLGDVFGEVALISDIKRTADVTATTDTRLLRLNWSELENLQRYNPFLSSRLFLNLSRILGQRLKSSLERIESPAPFPTRTPFKSRSRMQRPKDGPK; from the coding sequence GTGCAACGACTGTTCAAATTCTGCTACCGCTATGCGCTGCTGGTGATCCTGGCGATCCTTGCGCTGACCGGCTATTCGCTGTGGCAGGCCAAGGAATTGACCGTTAATGTCTCCACGGACTCGCTGATCCCTGCCGACAGCCCACTGCGGCTGGAGTATGAGCGCGTGACCGATGAGTTTGGCTCCGACCAACTAGCGCTGATTTATGTCGAAGACGACGAACTCTTCACCGAGGCCAAGCTCACCACGCTGCGCGACCTGAGCAAGCAGCTCAAGGCGCTGCCGCAAGTGCAGCGGGTCGAGTCGTTGTTTACCGTGAACGACATCCGCTCGGTCAACGGCTGGGTCGACACCTCGCCACTACTGCGCAAGATCCCCTCCCACCCGGAGAAGCTCGGCGATAAGCAATCCCAGGCGATCGACAACCCGCTGATGCTGCGGTCGATCATTTCGGAAGACGGCAATGCCACCCTGATCACGCTCTACCTGAAGCCCTACGAAGAGATCGTCGAGGAGCGCGAAGAGGCCGCACGCGAAGCAGGCGTAGAGCCAGAACCGCTCGACAAGGGAGACTACGACAAGCTGATCTACCACGGCATTCAGGAGATCCTGCTGGGCCAAAACGAAGTCCCCGCACCAACGCTTCCGCCCGGCGCAGAAAAGCTCGACCCCGCGCTACAGGAGAAAATTCTCGCCTCGCGCTCCAACAACGTCATCCAGCCGCTGGACTACCGCACGCAGTTTGACCGCGTGTTCCAAGTCGGCAGCCCCGCTCTGCATGTGCTGATGGCGCAGTATATTTTCGACGACATGAGCGTCATGCTGCCACTGGCTTGCCTGATCCTCGTCATCTTGCTCGGGGTAATGCTGCGCAGCGTTCAATGCGCGATAATTCCGGTGATCAACTTTATCATCAGTACCGCCTTCACCGGCGCGATGATGGTATACTTTGGCGTGCCGCTGAGCATGCTGACTTACATCGTGCCGGCGTTGATCCTCATCATCGGTGCCACGGAGGATGTCCATATCCTCAACGAATACCGCATGGCCAAGGCTGAGGGCCAGACTGGCGAAGGCGCGGTGGCCTACATAGCTCAGCACATCGGCCTCACGCTGTTTTTAACGGGCGTCACCACCTCGATGGGTTTCGCGGTGACGGGTATCAGCGACCTGGCAATCATGCAGGAGTTCGGCATCGTCGCCGCGATCGCCATCCTGTCGCGCTTCCTCGTTTCGCTGACGTTCCTGCCGGCCTGGCTGCGTATCTTTGGCCGCTTCATCAAGCCCGCGCAAACCAAGGAGGGCGACGAAGGCAAAGACCGCCTCTGCGACAAAGTCGCGCGCTTTTTGGAGCACAAGCTAATCCCACAGCCGCGCAACGTACTGCTGGCCTTCATCGCCATCGCCCTGCCCTGTGTGATCCTGATTCCGAAAATCCGCGTGAGCAACGACTTGATCGGCTTCCTCAAACCGGACTCCGAAATCGTGCAGCAACTCGATCTCGTGGCCGAGAAACTCAGTGGCAGCAAGGTCATTTACATCACGTTTTACGGCTCGGAAAATGAATTTAAGAAACACCAGAGCCTCCGTCAGCTGTCCGCGCTGAGCGATTGGTTACGCGCCGATGAGCGCGTAGACACCGTCACCTCCGTGGCGGATTACATTGCCTTGGTCAACCAGGCGATGACCGGCGGCGACATTGCCAACCGGAATATCCCCGAGAATGATTCGTTGATTGCGCAATATCTGGTCTTTTTCCACAGCTCGGATCTCCAACCCTACGTGGCCAACAAATTCGGCATGGCCAACGTCGTTTTGCGCAGCAATATCAGCGATAGCAGCGAGCTGAACCAACTCGTCGCGGATATCCGTGAGGCACTGAACTCCGGCCAATACGGCAGCCATCGCTACAAAGTCACCGGCAAATCCGTGATGGTCGCCTCGGCGGTGGATCGGATCATCAACGGGCAAGTGATTTCGCTGACGAGTATGACGGCGCTGCTTTTTGCCATCGTGGGGCTGCTCTTCCTTTCCACCCGCGCGGCGAGTCTGGCAGTGCTATCCAACCTGTTCCCGGTGGTGATGGTGTTCGGTGTCATGGCGGCTTTCGGCGTCACGCTAAACGTCGGCACGTGCATGGTCGCGGCTATTACAATCGGTATCGCGGTGGACGACACCCTGCACATGATGGTGCGCTACAACAAGGAGCTCAAGCGCCTGAAAAATGAGCACCTGGCGATTCTGTCATCGGTGAAGGCGGAATTTTATCCCGTCCTTACGACCTCGCTGGGCCTCGCCGGCGGTTTCGTAATCCTTGGCTTTTCGAGCTTTGTGCCGGTCATGCAGTTTGGCCTGCTCAGCGCACTCGTCATGATTTTGGCGTTGATTGCAGACGTTATTTTGACGCCGGTGCTGCTCTCCACCACACGCCTGATTACCCTGTGGGATGTGCTGGGCTTTAACCTCCGCAAGGCGCTCATTGAGCGCTCCGTGATGTTCGAAGGCCTCACCAAATGGCAGGCGAAAAAGCTCATTCTGCTCGCCAATCTCGAGGAGCGCGAAATCGGCGAATATGTCGTGCGTGAGGGCGAGGTGGGCGACTCGATGTATGTGATCATCGACGGCGAACTGGAGGTTAGTAAGAAGATCGACGGCAACCGCATCATCCTCTCCCGCCTGACCTTGGGCGATGTTTTCGGCGAGGTGGCGCTGATCTCTGACATCAAGCGCACGGCGGACGTCACGGCCACGACCGACACGCGTTTGCTGCGTCTGAACTGGTCCGAACTGGAAAACCTCCAGCGCTACAATCCGTTTTTGTCTTCGCGGCTTTTCTTGAATTTATCACGTATTTTGGGGCAGCGGCTAAAGTCGTCACTGGAGCGGATCGAATCCCCGGCTCCCTTCCCCACGCGCACACCATTTAAGAGCCGCAGTCGGATGCAGCGCCCGAAAGACGGGCCCAAATAA
- a CDS encoding outer membrane lipoprotein-sorting protein, producing MMRRCPSLLFSLLASFLVVVSQSGFKKVAYKTGPDIMKEVVNRHKAETELELIKLAVVDDEGNTQVREMLSVFSKNDKGEARYLIRFLSPADVKGITLLTNEANSTDPEQWFYMPALGQARKIAGDNRSGYFMGSDFTFEDLRKENTTEHSYHRLHDDEVNSKPVYVVMAAPANVDIQSATGYANRLLYIDKDTYNVLKVEFYEENNTQPIKVLEADKYAEVEVDVDADRPARLRMNNYANDTYSVMTLLKSRLNVPVDEEIFDPESLNNWTPEMDEPLLEQFNAGS from the coding sequence ATGATGCGTCGCTGCCCTTCTTTATTATTCAGTTTACTGGCTTCCTTTCTAGTGGTCGTCAGCCAATCCGGATTTAAAAAAGTAGCCTACAAAACCGGTCCGGATATCATGAAGGAGGTGGTCAACCGCCACAAGGCCGAGACCGAACTGGAGCTGATCAAGCTGGCAGTGGTCGACGACGAGGGGAACACCCAAGTCCGCGAAATGCTCAGCGTTTTCAGTAAAAACGACAAGGGTGAGGCCCGTTACCTGATTCGCTTTCTGTCCCCGGCCGACGTCAAAGGCATCACCCTGCTGACCAACGAAGCCAACTCCACCGATCCGGAGCAGTGGTTCTACATGCCCGCGCTCGGTCAGGCGCGCAAGATCGCTGGTGACAACCGCAGCGGCTACTTCATGGGATCAGACTTCACTTTCGAAGACCTGCGCAAGGAGAACACCACCGAACACAGCTACCACCGCCTGCACGACGACGAAGTTAACAGCAAGCCCGTGTATGTCGTCATGGCTGCACCCGCCAATGTCGACATCCAGTCCGCTACCGGCTACGCCAACCGCCTGCTCTACATCGACAAAGACACCTACAACGTGCTCAAGGTCGAGTTCTACGAGGAGAACAACACCCAGCCGATCAAGGTGCTTGAAGCGGATAAGTATGCCGAAGTCGAAGTGGATGTGGACGCTGACCGCCCTGCCCGTCTGCGCATGAACAACTATGCCAACGACACCTACTCGGTCATGACGCTGCTCAAGTCGCGCCTCAACGTGCCGGTGGATGAAGAGATTTTCGACCCCGAGTCCCTCAACAACTGGACTCCGGAGATGGACGAGCCGCTACTTGAACAATTCAACGCGGGCAGCTAG
- the larE gene encoding ATP-dependent sacrificial sulfur transferase LarE: MQPQEEIKQWFADCPGALVAFSGGVDSSLVAFLARRFLGKERCLAVTSASPALKLSDLELARDFAREHDIPLEVVITGELENPNYFNNPDNRCYFCKHTLYDELAGIRARYPGWWILNGANLDDAGDYRPGMKAAAEFEVRTPLLDCHINKDGVRALAAEFNLQCWDKPASPCLASRVPYGERITFEKLKQIERAEAIVAELGFPINRVRHYGELARIEAPAGQVAELQQHAATLNEQLAAIGFAQVEIDAEGLVSGKLNRAIGQAKARS; encoded by the coding sequence ATGCAACCTCAAGAAGAGATTAAGCAGTGGTTCGCCGATTGCCCCGGTGCGCTAGTGGCGTTTTCGGGCGGCGTGGACAGCTCGCTGGTTGCATTTCTGGCGCGCAGGTTTCTGGGCAAGGAGCGTTGCCTGGCGGTGACGTCGGCCTCGCCCGCTCTGAAGTTGTCCGATCTGGAGCTGGCGCGCGATTTCGCCCGCGAGCACGACATCCCGCTGGAAGTCGTCATCACCGGAGAGCTCGAGAACCCCAACTATTTCAACAACCCCGACAACCGCTGCTACTTCTGCAAGCACACGCTTTACGACGAGCTGGCGGGCATCCGCGCGCGCTACCCAGGCTGGTGGATTCTCAACGGGGCCAATCTCGACGATGCCGGTGATTACCGCCCCGGCATGAAGGCGGCGGCGGAGTTCGAAGTCCGCACCCCGCTGCTCGATTGCCACATCAACAAAGACGGCGTCCGCGCGCTGGCGGCGGAGTTTAACCTCCAATGCTGGGACAAGCCCGCGAGCCCGTGCCTGGCGAGTCGCGTACCCTACGGCGAGCGCATTACCTTTGAAAAACTCAAGCAGATCGAGCGCGCCGAGGCCATCGTCGCGGAGTTGGGCTTTCCCATCAACCGCGTGCGCCACTATGGCGAGCTAGCCCGCATTGAGGCACCCGCCGGACAAGTAGCCGAGCTGCAGCAACACGCCGCAACGCTCAACGAACAGCTGGCGGCCATCGGGTTTGCCCAAGTGGAAATCGACGCCGAAGGCCTCGTTTCGGGCAAACTAAACCGCGCCATCGGCCAAGCGAAAGCGCGGTCCTAG
- the larC gene encoding nickel pincer cofactor biosynthesis protein LarC: protein MRTLFYQCPAGISGDMNLGAMVALGVDPTQLESELQKLGLDGWQIKFAPDERGGVTGIRCDVIVEGEEHDHDHAHHHEHAHAHSHSHSHSHSHGHREHHHDHDHDHSHAHDHSHAHHHHRTFREIREMITASTLSDKVKTDAIAVFEALAIAEGGVHGKPPEDVHFHEVGAVDSIIDMVGAAICWELLGVDQIACGALELGGGTVMCAHGRMPVPAPATARLVTGLPVTLGGTNKEATTPTGAALLVGKQAKFGEAIAGTQTAVGVGVGQRDDPKLANVVYAAIIDTEAAAADEDDAADPQDVVLELAVNLDDMTGEAVAFLCEQLLEAGAVDVWQTAATFKKGRVGVIVHALAPLDKVDEVEETFFVHSSTLGVRRREWQRTILERQLFEVETQWGPVRVKQALRGGEVVRLKPEYDDCARIAKEQGLSISEFSQMLAGEIFDFDDDEDEDEEGAHG from the coding sequence ATGCGAACCCTATTCTACCAATGCCCCGCCGGCATCAGCGGCGATATGAACCTCGGCGCGATGGTCGCCCTCGGCGTCGATCCGACGCAACTCGAAAGCGAACTGCAAAAGCTCGGCCTCGACGGCTGGCAAATCAAGTTCGCGCCCGATGAGCGTGGCGGCGTCACCGGCATTCGCTGCGATGTCATCGTCGAAGGCGAGGAGCACGACCACGACCACGCGCACCATCATGAGCATGCCCACGCGCACAGCCACAGCCATTCGCATAGCCACAGCCATGGCCACAGGGAACACCATCACGATCATGACCATGACCATTCGCATGCGCACGATCACAGCCACGCGCATCACCACCACCGGACCTTTCGCGAAATCCGTGAAATGATCACGGCGTCCACGCTCTCGGACAAAGTAAAGACTGACGCGATTGCCGTTTTCGAAGCGCTCGCGATTGCCGAGGGGGGCGTCCACGGCAAGCCGCCGGAGGACGTGCATTTCCACGAAGTCGGCGCGGTGGATTCGATTATCGATATGGTTGGCGCCGCGATCTGCTGGGAGCTGCTCGGGGTGGATCAGATTGCCTGCGGCGCGTTGGAGCTCGGCGGCGGCACGGTCATGTGCGCGCACGGCCGGATGCCCGTCCCGGCCCCGGCGACCGCGCGGCTTGTCACCGGCTTACCCGTCACGCTGGGCGGCACGAACAAAGAGGCGACCACGCCCACCGGCGCCGCGTTGCTCGTGGGCAAGCAGGCCAAGTTTGGCGAAGCCATTGCCGGCACGCAGACCGCCGTCGGCGTGGGCGTGGGCCAGCGCGATGACCCCAAACTCGCCAACGTCGTTTACGCCGCGATCATCGACACCGAGGCGGCCGCAGCCGATGAAGACGATGCCGCCGATCCGCAGGATGTCGTGCTCGAACTCGCCGTGAATCTCGACGACATGACCGGCGAAGCGGTGGCCTTCCTTTGCGAGCAGCTGCTCGAAGCAGGCGCGGTCGACGTCTGGCAAACGGCGGCTACGTTTAAGAAGGGCCGCGTAGGCGTCATCGTCCACGCGCTCGCGCCGTTGGACAAGGTCGACGAGGTCGAGGAAACCTTTTTTGTGCATAGCTCGACGCTCGGCGTGCGCCGCCGCGAATGGCAGCGCACTATCCTGGAGCGCCAGCTCTTCGAGGTGGAAACGCAGTGGGGGCCAGTCCGCGTGAAGCAGGCCCTGCGCGGCGGTGAGGTGGTCCGCCTCAAGCCGGAATACGACGACTGCGCCCGCATCGCCAAGGAGCAGGGGCTGTCGATCTCAGAGTTTTCCCAGATGCTCGCGGGCGAGATTTTTGACTTCGACGATGACGAAGATGAAGACGAGGAGGGCGCTCATGGCTGA
- the larB gene encoding nickel pincer cofactor biosynthesis protein LarB: MADLRDILARVQSGELSTDEAAVQLQGYEDLGHSRVDHHRAARNGAPEVIFGQGKTPQQMVEIMKSLSARGANVLATRVQDNAIEPILAAFPNATHHALSRLITLQHKAPEPAATKIAVVCAGTSDLPVAEEARITCEFYGNPTLSICDAGVAGLHRLLNSLEEIRACRVVIVVAGMEGALPSVVGGQVSAPVIAVPTSVGYGASFGGVAALLGMLNSCASGVSVVNIDNGFGAGFLANRINRL, encoded by the coding sequence ATGGCTGATCTGCGCGACATCCTCGCCCGCGTGCAAAGCGGCGAACTTTCCACCGACGAAGCCGCCGTGCAACTGCAGGGCTATGAAGACCTCGGCCACAGCCGCGTGGACCACCATCGGGCCGCCCGCAACGGCGCACCGGAGGTCATCTTTGGCCAGGGCAAAACGCCGCAGCAGATGGTCGAGATCATGAAGAGCCTGAGCGCGCGCGGCGCGAACGTGCTCGCCACCCGCGTGCAAGACAACGCCATCGAGCCGATCCTGGCCGCGTTCCCCAATGCGACCCACCACGCGCTGTCGCGGCTGATTACTTTGCAACACAAAGCTCCCGAGCCGGCGGCGACAAAGATCGCCGTTGTCTGCGCGGGCACGAGTGATCTGCCCGTGGCCGAAGAAGCGCGCATCACGTGCGAGTTTTACGGCAACCCAACCTTGTCGATCTGTGACGCCGGCGTGGCGGGCCTCCACCGCCTGCTCAACAGCTTGGAAGAGATCCGCGCCTGCCGCGTGGTGATCGTTGTCGCCGGGATGGAAGGCGCGCTCCCGAGCGTGGTCGGCGGCCAGGTCAGCGCCCCGGTGATCGCGGTCCCGACGAGCGTCGGCTATGGCGCGAGCTTCGGCGGGGTGGCGGCATTACTGGGTATGCTCAACAGTTGCGCGAGCGGCGTCAGCGTCGTGAATATCGACAACGGCTTCGGCGCCGGCTTTTTGGCGAACCGGATTAACCGCCTGTGA
- a CDS encoding BRCT domain-containing protein, with protein sequence MKPTEITFEGKSFCFTGKLSDLKRTHAERCVRARGGYTTGKTINESLDYLVIGSIPSIGWKHGNYGNKIEKALNLKALGTEGPELIPEVDFMEALAYVPETSSGDIEDKIVVCNYKFFAREGQFDKKAIEVYLDMLSDSRGCHVSVYTDYASIFAMLYTGNCDDFDDEQILVRIRVVKQIHIDEDTQATVDEIAMAFEAIDGVDGDLEFFERQAGTASFLKVLSEIPESRRISTNKE encoded by the coding sequence ATGAAACCAACAGAAATTACATTTGAAGGTAAAAGCTTCTGTTTTACTGGCAAGCTTTCTGACCTTAAAAGGACTCACGCTGAACGCTGCGTTAGAGCTCGTGGAGGATACACCACCGGAAAAACTATTAATGAAAGTTTGGACTATCTTGTAATCGGTTCGATTCCGTCAATTGGTTGGAAGCACGGAAATTATGGAAACAAAATAGAAAAAGCCTTGAATTTGAAAGCTTTAGGAACTGAAGGGCCAGAGTTGATCCCGGAAGTAGATTTTATGGAGGCACTTGCATACGTTCCCGAAACATCCTCTGGAGATATTGAAGATAAAATTGTCGTCTGTAATTACAAATTCTTTGCAAGAGAAGGCCAGTTTGATAAAAAAGCTATTGAAGTATATTTAGACATGCTAAGCGACTCGAGAGGTTGTCATGTTTCTGTCTATACTGATTACGCCTCAATTTTTGCGATGCTCTATACCGGTAATTGCGACGATTTCGACGACGAACAGATTTTGGTTCGAATCCGAGTAGTTAAGCAAATTCACATAGATGAAGACACTCAAGCAACTGTGGATGAAATAGCCATGGCTTTTGAGGCCATTGATGGTGTGGATGGTGATTTGGAGTTTTTCGAGCGCCAAGCAGGTACTGCTTCGTTTTTGAAGGTATTAAGCGAAATCCCAGAATCACGCAGAATTTCAACAAACAAAGAGTAG
- a CDS encoding TVP38/TMEM64 family protein, giving the protein MGIKSPVKSPRNRPTGETLVRIGSAIIVILTVVLLLDKIAPHLPEAERWIQAQGVWAPVFYILLVVVLCLLCFPMDVLFIAAGMIFGLAWGALYLVVATMLSQAAIFVVSRHLLRHKVERWIQNKPKMQAINRAIELRGARLLFLIRMAPVPASPISYLMGVSSMRFDKFMIATTGLIPVSFASMYLGYAAIHWAKTASNAKHHFGLHDLMVYAGLALAIAGTAYIGHTARKALQEAEDAMRREEG; this is encoded by the coding sequence ATGGGCATAAAATCACCGGTCAAATCCCCCAGAAATCGCCCCACAGGCGAAACGTTAGTGCGCATTGGCTCGGCGATAATCGTCATTTTGACCGTCGTGCTACTGCTCGACAAGATTGCCCCGCATCTCCCCGAAGCCGAGCGATGGATCCAAGCGCAGGGCGTTTGGGCGCCGGTATTTTACATTCTGCTGGTCGTCGTGCTCTGCCTGCTCTGCTTCCCGATGGACGTGCTGTTCATCGCCGCCGGGATGATTTTTGGGCTCGCCTGGGGCGCGCTTTACCTGGTCGTGGCGACGATGCTCAGCCAGGCGGCGATCTTTGTTGTCTCCCGCCACCTGCTCCGACACAAGGTGGAGCGCTGGATCCAAAACAAGCCCAAGATGCAGGCCATCAACCGCGCCATCGAGCTGCGCGGCGCGCGCCTGCTGTTCCTGATCCGCATGGCGCCAGTACCGGCCTCCCCGATCAGCTACCTGATGGGCGTCAGCTCTATGCGTTTCGATAAATTCATGATTGCGACCACGGGCCTGATCCCGGTCTCCTTCGCCTCGATGTATCTGGGCTACGCGGCGATCCACTGGGCCAAGACCGCCTCCAACGCCAAGCACCACTTCGGCCTGCACGACCTGATGGTATACGCCGGCCTGGCCCTCGCCATCGCCGGCACCGCCTACATCGGCCACACCGCCCGCAAAGCCCTCCAGGAAGCCGAGGATGCAATGCGGCGGGAGGAGGGGTGA
- a CDS encoding alpha/beta hydrolase, with protein sequence MSSAPSNHLDTLKSGLPLTIPLWEDGAPFAGDDLPGLPRLTVYLPAHDYKTGQAMVICPGGGYAMHAVAHEGHRIARYVSSHGIAAAVLEYRYAPYRHPVPLLDAQRAIRLMRHHAAEWEFDPAQVGILGFSAGGHLTACAATLPPITEGLAGDAIDALSCRPDFAVPIYPVASIFEPYAHLGSRRNLLGEKANDMELVAALSPERHVSESTPPCLLIHTSEDQGVVPEHSIIFYQRLRQHNVPAELHIYEKGPHGIGLAQNHPWGPVLISWLKNRA encoded by the coding sequence ATGAGTTCGGCCCCAAGTAACCACCTCGACACGCTTAAATCCGGCCTGCCCCTCACCATCCCGCTCTGGGAAGATGGCGCACCGTTTGCGGGTGACGATTTGCCCGGCCTCCCCCGGCTCACCGTTTACCTGCCAGCCCACGACTACAAGACCGGACAGGCCATGGTCATCTGCCCGGGCGGCGGCTATGCGATGCATGCCGTAGCGCACGAAGGCCACCGCATTGCGCGCTACGTGAGCAGCCACGGCATTGCCGCCGCGGTGCTGGAGTATCGCTACGCCCCCTACCGCCACCCCGTGCCACTGCTCGATGCGCAGCGCGCCATCCGCCTGATGCGGCACCACGCAGCAGAATGGGAGTTCGATCCGGCCCAAGTCGGCATTCTGGGCTTTTCCGCCGGCGGCCACCTAACCGCCTGCGCCGCCACCCTGCCACCCATCACCGAAGGACTAGCGGGTGACGCCATTGACGCGCTCAGCTGCCGCCCGGATTTCGCCGTGCCGATCTACCCCGTGGCCTCCATTTTCGAGCCCTATGCGCACCTCGGCTCTCGCCGGAATTTACTCGGTGAGAAGGCTAACGACATGGAGCTCGTGGCCGCGCTTTCGCCCGAGCGCCACGTCTCGGAAAGCACGCCACCCTGCCTGCTGATCCACACCAGTGAAGACCAAGGCGTCGTCCCCGAGCACAGCATCATCTTTTACCAGCGCCTGCGCCAACACAACGTCCCGGCCGAATTGCACATCTACGAAAAAGGCCCGCACGGAATCGGCCTCGCCCAAAACCACCCTTGGGGCCCGGTGCTCATCAGCTGGCTCAAGAACCGCGCATAA